One genomic window of Borreliella burgdorferi B31 includes the following:
- a CDS encoding bifunctional 5,10-methylenetetrahydrofolate dehydrogenase/5,10-methenyltetrahydrofolate cyclohydrolase — protein MSIVFNGKDFANKYYLMLKEFLKQHNLRDKIALKVVLANDEPASNLYVSIKSRVAKEIGLNVEVIKFSANSVQSDILEVIDRENKNLSTDGIIVQLPLLKGMDLNSILNSIVYSKDVDGLSFVNLGKMILGDKKGFIPCTALAVLKILRDEGIKTLGKTVVVVGRSPLVGRPISILLSSKPYDATVIVCHSKSIYLDVYLRQADIVISAVGKPRLIDKSMLCGKPYVIDIGISEIETDNGKILSGDTDFDNIKECVKFITPVKGGIGPVTVLMLMFNTIKAHLINNRMFDVLNRLEKLLEV, from the coding sequence TTGAGTATTGTGTTTAATGGGAAAGATTTTGCGAATAAGTATTATTTAATGCTCAAAGAATTCTTAAAACAGCATAACTTGAGAGATAAAATTGCATTAAAAGTTGTTTTAGCAAATGATGAGCCTGCAAGCAATCTTTATGTTTCAATTAAGAGTCGAGTTGCAAAAGAGATTGGCTTGAATGTTGAAGTAATTAAATTTTCTGCAAACTCTGTTCAAAGCGATATTTTAGAAGTAATTGATAGAGAAAATAAAAATTTAAGTACAGATGGAATTATTGTGCAATTACCCCTTTTGAAAGGTATGGATTTAAATTCTATTTTAAATAGCATAGTTTATTCAAAAGATGTTGATGGCTTATCTTTTGTTAATTTGGGAAAAATGATTTTGGGCGATAAAAAAGGGTTTATTCCTTGTACAGCTCTTGCTGTATTAAAGATCTTGCGAGATGAAGGGATAAAAACATTGGGAAAAACGGTTGTTGTGGTTGGTAGAAGTCCTCTTGTAGGAAGGCCTATTTCAATATTGCTTTCATCAAAACCTTACGATGCAACTGTTATTGTTTGTCACAGCAAGAGCATTTATTTAGATGTTTATTTAAGACAGGCAGATATTGTTATTTCTGCTGTTGGTAAGCCTAGATTAATAGATAAAAGCATGTTGTGCGGAAAGCCTTATGTGATTGATATTGGCATTTCTGAAATTGAGACTGACAACGGGAAAATTCTCTCAGGCGATACAGATTTTGACAATATTAAAGAGTGCGTTAAATTTATTACTCCTGTTAAGGGGGGGATAGGTCCTGTTACGGTTCTTATGTTAATGTTTAATACAATTAAAGCTCATTTGATTAATAATAGGATGTTTGACGTTTTAAATCGGTTGGAAAAATTGTTGGAGGTGTAA
- a CDS encoding BB0027 family outer member beta-barrel protein translates to MRKYIFIILIAVLLIGVNIKKIAAAANIDRHTNSTLGIDLSVGIPIFYNDLSKAYPTNLYPGGIGAIKYQYHILNNLAIGLELRYMFNFDINHSFNILNPDSSVGKIFYSVPITFSINYIFDIGELFQIPVFTNIGFSLNTYGDRNNNITNLRTFDALPTISFGSGILWNFNYKWAFGATASWWMMFEFGNSAKMAHFALVSLSVTVNVNKL, encoded by the coding sequence ATGAGAAAGTATATTTTTATAATACTAATTGCAGTCTTGCTAATTGGTGTAAACATAAAAAAAATTGCGGCCGCAGCCAATATTGATAGGCATACAAACTCCACTTTAGGAATAGATTTAAGTGTAGGAATCCCTATTTTTTACAACGACTTATCAAAAGCTTATCCTACCAATTTATATCCAGGAGGTATTGGGGCAATAAAATACCAGTACCATATTTTAAACAATTTAGCAATTGGACTTGAACTAAGGTATATGTTTAACTTTGATATTAACCATTCTTTTAATATATTAAATCCAGATTCAAGTGTAGGTAAAATTTTTTATAGCGTGCCTATTACATTTTCAATAAATTATATATTTGATATAGGAGAATTATTTCAAATTCCAGTCTTCACAAATATAGGGTTTTCTCTTAATACATATGGAGATAGAAACAACAATATTACAAATTTAAGAACTTTTGATGCACTCCCTACAATCTCTTTTGGATCTGGAATTTTATGGAACTTTAACTATAAATGGGCTTTTGGAGCAACAGCATCTTGGTGGATGATGTTTGAATTTGGAAATTCTGCTAAAATGGCACATTTTGCACTTGTATCATTATCAGTTACAGTGAATGTAAATAAATTGTAG
- the bamB gene encoding outer membrane protein assembly factor BamB has product MKQKYENYFKKRLILNLLIFLLLACSSESIFSQLGNLQKIKHEYNILGSSSPRGISLVGETLYIAAMHLFKKENGKIEKIDLSNSYEFINDIVNISGKTYLLAQNKEEELEVCELNGKDWTLKFKKPLKAYKFLKSVGRDGVKEAYILAIDKNNREKIFDLQGSDKTPPQATENDKFYQISNEENLITGNSLKIWQMNNNTYTNIDYQQAKEIMPIIKTSIRGSSEVLVMTGGYNNLDTKFKVYSNTNNYTTPIFIQDEVGEFSSYFAREFNDAILIGSNNGFAEFTKNKEGIFALRAPSKSVEPGAYNGSQLSKTGLNDIIPVSNNTIYILTQGKGLWKLENRKLTKE; this is encoded by the coding sequence ATGAAACAAAAATACGAAAACTATTTTAAAAAAAGATTAATTTTAAACCTATTAATATTTTTACTACTAGCATGCTCAAGCGAATCCATATTTTCACAATTAGGAAATCTGCAAAAAATAAAACATGAATACAATATTTTGGGCAGTTCAAGTCCAAGAGGAATTTCTCTAGTAGGAGAAACTCTCTACATTGCAGCCATGCATTTATTTAAAAAAGAAAACGGCAAGATTGAAAAAATTGATTTGAGCAATTCTTATGAGTTTATAAACGACATTGTAAATATATCTGGAAAAACCTATCTTTTAGCGCAAAACAAAGAAGAAGAATTAGAAGTTTGCGAGCTAAATGGAAAAGATTGGACATTAAAATTTAAAAAACCGCTAAAAGCATATAAATTCTTAAAATCCGTAGGAAGAGATGGCGTAAAAGAAGCATATATTTTAGCTATAGATAAAAATAATCGTGAGAAAATTTTTGATCTACAAGGATCTGACAAAACACCACCACAAGCTACTGAAAATGACAAATTTTATCAAATATCAAATGAAGAAAACTTAATTACAGGAAATTCACTCAAAATATGGCAAATGAATAACAATACATACACAAACATAGACTATCAACAGGCCAAAGAAATAATGCCTATCATTAAAACAAGCATTAGGGGCTCTTCTGAAGTTTTAGTAATGACTGGTGGTTACAATAATTTAGATACAAAATTTAAAGTTTACTCAAATACAAATAATTACACAACGCCAATATTTATTCAAGACGAAGTAGGCGAATTTAGCAGCTACTTTGCAAGAGAATTTAATGATGCGATATTAATCGGAAGTAATAATGGATTTGCAGAATTTACAAAAAATAAAGAAGGAATTTTTGCCCTACGGGCACCCTCAAAATCTGTAGAACCTGGAGCTTATAACGGATCTCAGCTAAGCAAAACAGGCCTTAATGATATTATTCCTGTATCAAACAACACGATTTACATATTAACTCAGGGCAAGGGTTTGTGGAAATTGGAAAACAGAAAATTAACTAAAGAATAA
- a CDS encoding DUF188 domain-containing protein codes for MLSKIFVDADSCNFKIIKFLQKFILHNKSKLIVVSNKFFSLEITENVALEVVDNVDSFILNLADRYSLVITRDIFFAKLLLDLGVKVMNDEGRIFDINNINYLYFRSKINFNLKIKIKKYYDEDFNKSRYEKFITNFYSLFFS; via the coding sequence TTGTTAAGTAAAATTTTTGTTGATGCTGATTCTTGTAATTTTAAGATAATAAAATTTTTACAAAAATTTATATTGCACAATAAATCAAAACTCATTGTAGTTTCTAATAAGTTTTTCAGTCTGGAAATAACAGAAAATGTTGCTTTGGAAGTGGTAGACAATGTTGATTCATTTATTTTGAATTTAGCAGATAGATATAGCCTTGTGATTACTCGAGATATTTTTTTTGCCAAGCTTCTTTTAGATCTTGGGGTTAAGGTTATGAATGATGAAGGTCGAATTTTTGATATAAATAATATAAATTATTTATATTTTAGATCTAAGATTAATTTCAATTTGAAAATTAAGATTAAAAAATATTATGATGAAGATTTTAATAAATCTAGATATGAAAAATTTATAACGAATTTTTATTCTTTATTCTTTAGTTAA
- the lepB gene encoding signal peptidase I, producing the protein MAPYLTFEQRLLRKRQRKVFFKYFLTFLILNFFFTKFVLQIFMIKSNEMLPTITKNASLFFVATHITSFFIPLKMNDIVLYEDFRLSNNFLLTLIKDFFFLNKIFKRASYKVSRIAAVQGDSVYVRGLNVLVNKKDTNFFYLNGNLVSYYKLNDFFNTDEVIKCFTLKKNEFFLLNDNLSVLNDSRIFGPINKNAIVSFLVLKVVDYKIVK; encoded by the coding sequence GTGGCCCCATATTTAACTTTCGAACAAAGGCTTTTAAGGAAAAGACAAAGAAAAGTTTTTTTTAAATATTTTTTAACATTTTTAATTTTAAATTTTTTTTTCACAAAGTTTGTTTTGCAAATTTTTATGATTAAAAGTAATGAGATGTTACCAACAATAACAAAAAATGCCAGTTTATTTTTTGTAGCAACACACATAACTTCTTTTTTTATTCCTTTGAAAATGAATGATATTGTTCTTTATGAGGATTTTAGGTTAAGTAATAATTTTTTGTTAACTTTAATAAAAGATTTCTTTTTTTTAAATAAAATTTTTAAAAGAGCAAGCTATAAAGTATCAAGAATAGCAGCTGTTCAGGGCGATTCTGTTTATGTTAGAGGTTTGAATGTCCTGGTAAATAAAAAGGATACAAATTTTTTTTATTTGAATGGCAATTTGGTTAGCTATTACAAGTTGAATGATTTTTTTAATACAGACGAAGTGATTAAATGTTTTACTTTGAAAAAAAATGAATTTTTTTTATTAAATGACAATTTAAGCGTTTTAAATGATTCTAGAATATTTGGACCCATTAATAAAAATGCTATTGTTTCTTTTTTGGTTCTTAAGGTAGTGGACTATAAGATTGTTAAGTAA
- the lepB gene encoding signal peptidase I: MYLRRLDKFASFLVHIVEKYLTYRKRKKYFCKLRAKKRGFLLNFLFDFVAAAIFVLVINQYFVQAYKIPSGSMENTLQIGDFLFVDKFSYGPELLPGLFKINGFKAPEESDIIIFENPEYKSKGVFFDIFQRILYMLTLSFIDLDRDEYGNPNVRFLVKRGAFADGKIVRFNNGKAYIKREGEENFILEDSYWDLVDKNFKIKKIVANEDYGIYGDFAMFVALSQLNINLSSTPDFSFFDVRMIDRFEFERLEYKYLSAFMPYVDYYMEKAIMRDYGIYVPDGYILPIGDNRDNSHDGRFFGVINKNKVLGRTLIIYLPFSRVGFI; the protein is encoded by the coding sequence ATGTATTTAAGAAGATTGGATAAATTTGCATCTTTTTTGGTACACATTGTTGAGAAATATTTGACATATAGAAAAAGAAAGAAATATTTTTGCAAATTAAGGGCTAAGAAACGAGGATTTTTGCTTAACTTTTTATTTGATTTTGTAGCAGCGGCAATTTTTGTATTGGTGATAAATCAATATTTTGTTCAAGCTTATAAAATACCATCAGGATCAATGGAAAATACTCTTCAAATAGGGGATTTTTTATTTGTAGATAAATTTTCTTACGGTCCTGAGCTTTTACCAGGGTTATTTAAAATTAATGGTTTTAAAGCCCCAGAAGAATCCGATATTATTATTTTTGAAAATCCAGAGTATAAATCAAAGGGTGTTTTTTTTGATATCTTTCAAAGAATACTTTACATGTTAACATTATCTTTTATTGATCTTGATAGAGATGAATATGGCAATCCCAATGTTAGATTTCTTGTGAAAAGAGGTGCGTTTGCAGATGGTAAAATTGTTAGATTTAATAACGGTAAAGCTTATATTAAAAGAGAAGGCGAGGAAAATTTTATTTTAGAAGATTCTTATTGGGATTTGGTTGATAAAAATTTTAAAATTAAAAAAATTGTGGCAAATGAGGACTATGGGATTTATGGTGATTTTGCTATGTTTGTTGCTCTTAGCCAGTTAAATATAAATTTAAGTAGCACTCCCGATTTTTCATTTTTTGATGTTAGAATGATTGATAGGTTTGAGTTTGAAAGATTGGAATATAAGTATTTATCTGCTTTTATGCCTTATGTGGATTATTATATGGAAAAAGCTATAATGAGAGATTATGGTATTTATGTTCCTGATGGATATATTTTGCCAATTGGAGATAATAGAGACAATTCTCATGATGGTCGGTTTTTTGGAGTAATCAATAAGAATAAAGTACTTGGAAGAACCTTGATAATATATCTTCCATTTTCTAGAGTAGGATTTATTTAA
- a CDS encoding SUMF1/EgtB/PvdO family nonheme iron enzyme: protein MKEVDENSNVELFEVKLKPILGIEPKVYVFLTTIILLLSLISTLIIIPKFKNPGAYLKINSNIENTYIYLNEKYIGRTPLNKYINATEGVLRAKRMGFKTYEQRIKIHNKFFGNYSLQINLELVDPEKIIKQRQKELSIMVKIKNINENTKLIPVFSLISSELKEHPKYIKKFLKDSIPYLNSTEMFKDFLNSYKAIYSIDQDNSNQEEIWNSLKTNFDLENRAIFWFLENLDKDLKILTKNAPWVKTLAKTLDNENIQLISKNEKINIKLPGFKKINSNKIEKIQNYELNSLDSKNISLKSTYNVKEFLIQEQNVTKYEYQDFLKENPKWALNNKENLIKEQLVDENYLKNFNQIGLNEAITGISYFSAIEYANWYSKKLPTGFKARLPISQEWELYQKEPNKNPLNINEISKKVGFWNLMQNSSFNEIAIFKNEKNFYSENSNFYSLITEIRTYSQQNNNLLNASTKASFLKNWSSPNIGFRLIVSKE from the coding sequence ATGAAAGAGGTTGACGAGAATTCAAATGTTGAGCTTTTTGAAGTTAAATTAAAGCCAATCCTAGGAATAGAGCCTAAGGTTTACGTATTTCTTACAACAATAATATTGCTTTTAAGTTTAATATCAACTTTAATAATCATACCTAAATTTAAAAATCCAGGAGCATATTTAAAAATAAATTCCAATATTGAAAACACTTACATATATTTAAACGAAAAATATATCGGTAGAACCCCACTTAACAAATATATAAATGCCACCGAAGGAGTTCTTAGAGCAAAGAGAATGGGATTTAAAACTTACGAACAAAGGATAAAAATTCACAACAAATTTTTTGGAAACTACAGTTTGCAAATAAATTTAGAACTGGTTGATCCTGAAAAGATCATTAAACAAAGACAAAAAGAGCTCTCTATAATGGTGAAAATAAAAAATATTAATGAAAATACAAAACTAATTCCTGTTTTTTCATTAATATCTAGCGAACTTAAAGAACATCCCAAATACATTAAAAAATTTCTAAAAGATTCTATACCTTACTTAAATTCAACCGAAATGTTTAAAGATTTTCTAAATTCATATAAAGCTATATATTCAATAGACCAAGACAACAGCAATCAAGAAGAAATATGGAACTCTTTAAAAACAAATTTTGATTTAGAAAATAGAGCCATCTTTTGGTTTTTAGAAAATTTAGATAAAGATTTAAAAATACTAACAAAAAATGCGCCTTGGGTTAAAACATTAGCCAAAACTCTAGACAATGAAAATATTCAATTAATTTCTAAAAATGAAAAAATCAATATAAAATTACCTGGATTTAAAAAAATAAATTCAAATAAAATCGAAAAAATTCAAAATTATGAATTAAATTCATTAGATTCAAAAAACATTTCACTAAAATCTACCTATAACGTAAAAGAATTTCTTATTCAAGAACAAAATGTTACAAAATACGAGTATCAAGATTTTTTAAAAGAAAATCCAAAATGGGCATTAAATAATAAAGAAAATTTAATTAAAGAACAACTTGTAGATGAAAATTATCTTAAAAATTTTAATCAAATAGGCTTAAATGAAGCCATCACTGGAATATCTTATTTCTCAGCAATAGAATACGCCAACTGGTACTCTAAAAAACTTCCCACAGGGTTCAAAGCAAGACTGCCTATATCACAAGAATGGGAATTGTACCAAAAAGAACCAAACAAAAACCCATTAAATATTAATGAAATATCAAAAAAAGTTGGATTTTGGAATTTAATGCAAAATTCATCTTTTAATGAAATCGCAATATTTAAAAATGAAAAAAATTTTTATAGCGAAAATTCAAATTTTTACTCATTGATAACAGAAATTAGAACATATTCCCAGCAAAATAATAATTTACTCAATGCATCAACCAAAGCCTCTTTTTTGAAAAACTGGAGTTCTCCAAACATTGGCTTTAGGTTGATTGTATCAAAGGAATAA
- the smpB gene encoding SsrA-binding protein SmpB — MNTNNLLLENKKAKFNYFIEEKISCGIVLKGTEVKSIKAKKLSFNNSFASIKKEELWLENLHVSKYKEGNIFNHDELRPRKLLIKKRELQRLKKFKEKEGYTLIPISFYLKKSIIKVEVGICKGKKLYDKREILKQKSIKKDLSREIKYK, encoded by the coding sequence TTGAACACAAACAATTTGCTTCTTGAAAACAAAAAAGCAAAATTTAATTACTTTATTGAAGAGAAAATAAGTTGTGGAATAGTGCTAAAAGGAACTGAGGTAAAATCAATAAAGGCAAAAAAATTATCATTTAACAATAGCTTTGCAAGCATAAAAAAAGAAGAATTGTGGCTTGAAAACTTGCACGTATCAAAATATAAAGAAGGTAATATCTTCAATCATGATGAATTAAGGCCCAGAAAACTTTTAATCAAAAAAAGAGAATTGCAAAGACTAAAAAAATTTAAAGAAAAAGAGGGATATACTTTAATTCCTATTAGTTTTTATTTAAAAAAATCAATAATTAAAGTAGAAGTTGGAATATGTAAAGGAAAAAAGTTGTATGATAAAAGAGAAATATTAAAGCAAAAAAGCATAAAAAAAGATCTTAGTAGAGAAATAAAATACAAGTAA
- a CDS encoding P13 family porin — protein sequence MNKLLIFVLATFCVFSSFAQANDSKNGAFGMSAGEKLLVYETSKQDPIVPFLLNLFLGFGIGSFAQGDILGGSLILGFDAVGIGLILAGAYLDIKALDGITKKAAFQWTWGKGVMLAGVVTMAVTRLTEIILPFTFANSYNRKLKNSLNVALGGFEPSFDVAMGQSSALGFELSFKKSY from the coding sequence ATGAATAAACTTTTAATTTTTGTTTTGGCAACCTTTTGTGTTTTTTCTAGCTTTGCTCAAGCTAATGATTCTAAAAATGGTGCGTTTGGGATGAGTGCTGGAGAAAAACTTTTGGTTTATGAAACTAGCAAGCAAGATCCTATTGTACCATTTTTATTGAACCTTTTTTTAGGGTTTGGAATAGGCTCCTTTGCTCAAGGAGATATTCTTGGAGGTTCTCTTATTCTTGGATTTGATGCGGTTGGTATAGGGCTTATACTTGCGGGGGCTTATTTGGATATCAAAGCGCTTGATGGTATTACTAAAAAAGCTGCTTTTCAATGGACTTGGGGTAAGGGAGTTATGTTAGCAGGTGTGGTTACTATGGCTGTGACAAGATTAACAGAAATTATTCTTCCATTTACATTTGCTAATAGTTATAATAGGAAGCTAAAAAATAGCCTTAATGTAGCTTTAGGAGGATTTGAACCTAGTTTTGATGTTGCAATGGGCCAATCCAGTGCTCTTGGGTTTGAACTGTCTTTCAAAAAAAGCTATTAA
- a CDS encoding DNA topoisomerase IV subunit A: MDIRTVLKDNFLQYSSYVIKDRAIASVVDGFKPVQRRIIHSLFEMHDGNFHKVANVVGNTMKYHPHGDTSIYEALVNIANKDLFIEKQGNFGNLFTGDPASASRYIECRLTPLAFDVLYSKEITIYESSYDGRNNEPLLYPAKIPVILIQGSEGIAVGMAAKILPHNFNEILNAVKSELLGESYDIYPDFPTGGIVDVNEYADGNGKVLVRAKIETIDEKTIVIRELPFGETTESLISSIEKAIRKNYIKVSSINDFTAENVAIELSLPRGVYASEVIEKLYHYTNCQISISVNLLLLSERYPVVYTIKDLIKFHAAHLQKILKMELELQKSKILEKIFYKTLEQIFIEKKIYKLLETISKEENILSIILSEVLRHKESFSREVLKEDVENLLKIPIRKISLFDIDKNSKDIKILNKELKSINSNISSIRGYSINFIDLLLAKYSKEHQRKTKISLIKSKNVKEIATKNMKVYLNLAEGFAGTSLFDGEFIGNASYYDKILVFRENSYVLKNIEDKTFIDKKNVCALVYDINNSKEQIFSIIYFNRLDNFYYVKRFKIDKFITDKVYEFLGENDEFVDFSLNPEFVEFSTNKDIVKRIEIDNFMVKSRSSIGKRISSNNLKKVKFK, from the coding sequence ATGGATATTAGAACTGTACTTAAAGATAATTTTTTGCAATATTCATCTTATGTTATTAAAGATCGTGCTATTGCTAGTGTTGTTGATGGGTTTAAACCAGTTCAAAGGAGAATTATACATTCTCTTTTTGAAATGCATGATGGCAACTTTCATAAAGTTGCAAATGTTGTTGGTAATACAATGAAATATCATCCCCACGGCGATACGTCAATTTATGAGGCTCTTGTTAATATTGCCAATAAGGATCTATTTATTGAAAAGCAGGGCAATTTTGGCAATTTATTCACAGGTGATCCTGCTTCTGCTTCTAGATATATTGAATGTAGGCTAACTCCCTTAGCCTTTGATGTTCTTTACAGCAAAGAGATAACAATTTATGAATCTTCTTATGATGGAAGAAATAATGAACCTTTGCTTTATCCTGCCAAAATTCCTGTTATTTTAATTCAAGGAAGTGAGGGAATTGCTGTTGGAATGGCAGCTAAAATATTGCCTCACAATTTTAATGAGATTTTAAATGCAGTAAAGAGCGAGCTTCTTGGAGAGAGTTATGATATTTATCCTGATTTTCCAACGGGAGGAATAGTTGATGTTAACGAATACGCTGATGGTAACGGTAAAGTTTTAGTTAGAGCTAAGATTGAAACCATAGATGAAAAAACAATTGTAATAAGGGAATTACCCTTTGGTGAGACTACTGAGAGCTTAATATCTTCGATTGAGAAAGCAATTAGAAAAAATTATATTAAAGTTTCAAGCATTAATGACTTTACTGCTGAAAATGTGGCCATAGAGCTATCTTTGCCTAGGGGTGTTTATGCAAGCGAAGTGATTGAAAAGTTGTATCATTATACAAATTGTCAGATATCAATTTCTGTTAATTTATTATTGCTTAGCGAGAGATATCCTGTTGTTTATACTATTAAAGATCTTATCAAGTTTCATGCAGCCCATCTTCAAAAAATTTTAAAAATGGAACTTGAATTACAAAAAAGCAAGATTCTTGAAAAAATATTTTATAAAACACTCGAGCAAATTTTTATTGAAAAAAAGATTTATAAACTTCTTGAAACAATTTCTAAAGAAGAAAATATTCTAAGTATAATATTGTCAGAGGTTTTAAGGCACAAAGAATCTTTTTCAAGGGAAGTTTTAAAAGAAGATGTTGAAAATTTGCTTAAAATTCCAATTAGAAAAATAAGTCTTTTTGATATTGATAAGAATTCTAAGGATATTAAAATTTTAAATAAAGAATTAAAGAGTATAAATAGCAATATTTCTTCAATAAGAGGTTATTCAATAAATTTTATTGATTTATTGCTTGCAAAGTATTCTAAAGAGCATCAAAGAAAGACTAAAATTTCTTTAATCAAATCAAAGAATGTAAAAGAAATAGCTACAAAGAATATGAAAGTTTATTTGAACTTGGCAGAAGGCTTTGCAGGAACAAGTCTTTTTGATGGTGAATTTATTGGAAATGCTAGTTATTATGATAAAATATTAGTTTTTAGAGAAAATAGTTATGTTCTTAAAAATATTGAAGACAAGACATTTATAGATAAAAAGAATGTATGTGCTTTAGTTTATGATATAAATAATTCAAAAGAGCAAATATTTTCAATAATTTATTTTAACAGGCTTGACAATTTTTATTATGTTAAAAGGTTTAAAATAGATAAATTTATTACAGATAAGGTTTATGAATTCTTGGGAGAAAATGATGAATTTGTCGATTTTTCATTGAATCCAGAATTTGTAGAATTTTCTACAAATAAAGACATTGTTAAAAGAATTGAAATTGATAATTTTATGGTCAAATCAAGAAGCTCTATTGGGAAGCGAATTTCAAGCAATAATTTGAAAAAAGTTAAATTTAAATAA